In the genome of Nonlabens sp. MB-3u-79, one region contains:
- the murG gene encoding undecaprenyldiphospho-muramoylpentapeptide beta-N-acetylglucosaminyltransferase: protein MKPYKIIISGGGTGGHIYPAISIANECKRRWADCEILFVGAKDRMEMEKVPAAGYQIKGLWISGIQRSLSLKNLAFPFKVIKSLYDARKIIEKFQPDIAVGTGGFASGPLLFMAHKMRIPTLIQEQNSYPGITNKLLSKRVHKICVASNGLERFFPKDKLVLTGNPVRQDLLDSSHLREEAIAHFQLDAHKKTLLVLGGSLGARRVNQLIESQLHALKEEVQIIWQCGKFYYEEYKNKNQESVHVHAFLDRMDLAYAAADFIISRAGAGSISELCIVGKPVIFIPSPHVAEDHQTKNAQAIIEKDAALMIKEEDLDQNFTTLWKGLYADLELQKKLSENIKKLALPDATKSIVNELEQLLQ, encoded by the coding sequence GTGAAGCCATATAAAATAATCATATCAGGTGGAGGAACAGGTGGACATATCTACCCGGCGATTTCTATTGCAAATGAATGCAAGAGAAGATGGGCAGACTGTGAGATACTATTTGTGGGTGCAAAGGATCGTATGGAAATGGAAAAAGTGCCTGCCGCAGGTTATCAAATCAAAGGCCTATGGATCAGTGGTATTCAAAGAAGTCTTTCTCTTAAAAATCTGGCTTTTCCATTTAAAGTGATCAAGAGTCTTTATGACGCACGCAAAATCATTGAAAAATTCCAACCAGATATTGCCGTAGGGACTGGAGGGTTTGCTAGTGGACCACTTCTTTTTATGGCTCATAAAATGAGAATCCCAACGCTTATTCAAGAACAAAATTCCTATCCAGGAATCACTAATAAATTACTGAGTAAAAGAGTCCATAAAATTTGTGTAGCCAGTAATGGCCTCGAGCGGTTTTTCCCTAAAGATAAGCTCGTTTTAACCGGTAATCCGGTACGTCAGGATCTGCTCGATAGTTCTCATTTAAGAGAAGAAGCAATAGCTCACTTTCAATTAGATGCTCATAAAAAAACCTTATTGGTGCTGGGAGGAAGCCTTGGAGCAAGAAGAGTGAATCAATTGATTGAAAGTCAATTGCACGCATTGAAAGAAGAGGTGCAAATCATTTGGCAATGCGGTAAATTCTATTACGAAGAATACAAAAATAAAAACCAAGAAAGCGTTCACGTTCACGCCTTTTTAGACAGAATGGATCTCGCCTACGCAGCAGCAGATTTTATCATCTCGCGTGCTGGAGCTGGTTCTATTTCAGAGCTTTGTATAGTCGGAAAACCAGTGATTTTCATTCCGTCACCACATGTGGCAGAAGATCATCAGACTAAAAACGCACAAGCAATAATTGAGAAAGATGCTGCATTAATGATTAAAGAAGAAGATCTTGATCAGAATTTCACAACACTTTGGAAGGGGTTGTATGCTGATCTAGAATTACAGAAAAAACTTTCTGAAAACATAAAAAAACTTGCGCTTCCAGACGCTACAAAATCTATTGTTAACGAATTAGAGCAATTACTCCAATGA
- the murC gene encoding UDP-N-acetylmuramate--L-alanine ligase yields MKELEHISHFYFIGIGGIGMSALARYLNEQGKKVAGYDRVATSLTEKLEAEGIAIHYVDHFEMIPEAFKNSKTAQVVYTPAVPVGFGELVRFRESGVSTIKRAQLLGQISRTMTCLAIAGTHGKTTTSAILAHLLYKSDVKITAFLGGILEEYHTNYICSGTDVMVVEADEFDRSFMQLDPDIAGITSMDADHLDIYGDAATFEKTFHDFAALLKGKTLLINEQLDVKGLQVGLDSGVYLALNEVIIDGAYHFDFKTPQGVLEKCFLKLPGRHNLSNALMAMAVALEYGADAGKIQLALASFPGVERRFTYRIDTDKRVLIDDYAHHPTEINAVFQAVSEMYPEEKKLVVFQPHLFSRTRDFMDEFAQALSQFDKVGLLDIYPARELPIEGIHSELLCQKINSLENAPEVVRLVEKKDLEEFIEEMDIRVVLMLGAGDISVEINQLTKKWGHA; encoded by the coding sequence ATGAAAGAGTTAGAACACATATCACATTTTTATTTCATCGGGATAGGTGGAATTGGGATGAGTGCGCTGGCTCGTTACCTAAATGAACAAGGGAAAAAAGTAGCCGGTTACGATCGCGTTGCTACTTCTTTGACTGAAAAATTAGAGGCAGAGGGAATCGCTATTCATTATGTAGACCATTTTGAAATGATTCCTGAGGCATTCAAAAACTCAAAAACGGCACAAGTTGTTTACACTCCTGCTGTGCCAGTTGGTTTTGGAGAATTAGTCCGCTTTCGCGAAAGCGGAGTCAGCACCATCAAACGTGCACAACTCCTAGGTCAGATTTCTAGAACGATGACTTGTCTAGCCATTGCTGGAACTCATGGAAAAACAACTACAAGTGCTATATTGGCTCATTTACTTTACAAAAGCGATGTCAAGATAACAGCCTTCTTAGGGGGGATTTTAGAAGAATACCACACCAATTATATTTGTTCTGGAACAGATGTTATGGTCGTTGAAGCAGACGAATTCGACCGTTCCTTCATGCAATTGGATCCAGATATTGCGGGAATTACATCCATGGATGCAGATCATCTGGATATTTATGGAGATGCAGCGACCTTTGAAAAGACCTTTCATGATTTTGCAGCTCTACTGAAAGGTAAAACTTTGTTGATCAATGAACAACTAGATGTAAAAGGGCTCCAAGTTGGACTTGACTCTGGAGTGTACCTAGCGCTTAACGAAGTGATCATAGACGGTGCGTACCATTTTGATTTTAAAACTCCTCAAGGTGTTCTAGAAAAATGCTTTTTAAAGTTACCCGGCAGGCACAACCTGAGTAATGCACTAATGGCTATGGCGGTAGCTTTAGAATACGGAGCAGATGCTGGAAAAATCCAATTGGCTTTAGCCTCTTTTCCTGGAGTAGAGCGCAGGTTTACGTACCGCATTGATACGGACAAACGAGTATTGATAGACGACTATGCTCATCATCCTACAGAGATCAATGCAGTGTTTCAAGCCGTTTCAGAAATGTATCCAGAAGAGAAGAAGTTAGTCGTGTTTCAACCGCATTTATTCTCTAGGACGCGGGATTTTATGGACGAATTTGCGCAAGCTTTAAGTCAGTTCGACAAAGTGGGCTTGTTAGATATTTATCCAGCAAGAGAACTTCCTATTGAAGGAATTCATTCAGAACTGTTGTGTCAAAAAATCAATTCGTTAGAAAATGCACCAGAAGTAGTTAGGCTAGTAGAGAAGAAAGATCTCGAAGAATTTATCGAGGAAATGGACATACGAGTTGTCTTGATGTTAGGTGCTGGTGATATAAGTGTAGAAATAAATCAACTCACTAAAAAATGGGGCCATGCATAA
- a CDS encoding cell division protein FtsQ/DivIB produces MHKLKNIIRLVLVILLVISLYAFASSRYSTRKLKSISITFTDYSDPLISEKNVNKLLIQNNDSLKNLNIENLDLNKTELRLVQNAMIRDAEVSVSLDGWLKVVVQPRKPIARIMGKTNAYLDQDNLIMPLSKEHTANVPLIYGYRENVQDKTFDLINFIKEDELLKASFTQVVFDKIDEVTLSVRAFDFKVKLGKVEKLDHKMMNYKAFLAKMQKDNGLSEIKSIDLRFDNQVVVIKK; encoded by the coding sequence ATGCATAAACTAAAGAACATTATTAGGTTGGTGCTGGTTATCTTATTGGTAATAAGCCTTTATGCTTTTGCGTCAAGCAGATATAGTACCAGAAAATTAAAATCCATAAGCATCACATTTACAGACTATAGCGATCCTTTGATTTCAGAAAAGAACGTTAATAAATTGTTGATACAAAATAATGATTCTCTTAAGAACCTGAACATAGAAAATCTAGATTTGAATAAGACTGAATTACGACTTGTTCAAAATGCAATGATCAGAGATGCAGAGGTTTCTGTTTCTCTTGATGGATGGCTTAAAGTTGTTGTGCAACCTAGAAAGCCTATTGCAAGGATCATGGGAAAAACAAATGCTTATCTCGACCAGGATAATTTAATCATGCCACTATCAAAAGAGCATACAGCAAATGTTCCTTTGATATATGGGTACCGGGAGAACGTACAGGATAAGACCTTTGATTTGATCAATTTTATTAAAGAGGATGAGTTGTTAAAAGCATCTTTTACTCAAGTAGTATTTGATAAAATAGATGAGGTGACCTTATCGGTAAGAGCTTTTGATTTTAAAGTGAAGTTAGGAAAAGTAGAAAAGCTCGATCATAAGATGATGAATTACAAAGCCTTTCTTGCAAAGATGCAAAAGGATAACGGATTGAGCGAGATCAAATCAATAGACTTGCGATTTGACAACCAAGTAGTAGTAATAAAAAAGTAG
- the ftsA gene encoding cell division protein FtsA yields the protein MEQQEYAVGLDIGTTKIVAMIGRKNEYGKLEILGVGRSKSLGVHRGVVNNITQTINSIQQAVSQAEAVSGIKIKDVTVGIAGQHIRSLQHSDYITRADSEVVIDQDDIANLCNQVFKLVMLPGEEIIHVLPQEYKIDGQSDVKEPVGMYGGRLEANFHVVVGQVASIRNIYRCVKSADLELKRITLEPLASADAVLSQEEKEAGVALIDIGGGTTDLAIFKDGIIRHTAVIPQGGNIITQDIKEGCSIIEKQAELLKTKFGSAWPGENKENEIVSIPGLRGREPKEITLKNLSKIIHARVIEILETVFVEIKNYGHDEPKKQLIAGVVLTGGGSQLKHIKQLAEYVTGMPSRIGYPNEHLAGDSDTESTSPLFATAVGLVMKGLEGQFEEDEEEAVEEETVLEQSTEEGEETDEESSTISDEVKKKGIFDAWATRFKDFLDKAE from the coding sequence ATGGAACAACAAGAATATGCAGTAGGACTGGATATAGGTACAACTAAGATTGTAGCTATGATCGGTCGTAAGAATGAATACGGCAAACTTGAGATTCTAGGGGTAGGGAGATCAAAAAGTTTGGGTGTACATCGCGGGGTGGTAAATAACATTACTCAAACCATTAATTCCATACAACAAGCGGTAAGCCAAGCAGAAGCGGTAAGTGGGATTAAAATAAAAGATGTGACCGTAGGAATTGCAGGACAGCATATACGCAGTTTGCAACACAGTGATTACATCACTAGAGCAGACAGTGAAGTCGTTATTGATCAAGATGACATTGCAAACCTTTGCAATCAGGTGTTTAAACTAGTCATGCTTCCTGGAGAAGAAATTATTCATGTGCTTCCTCAAGAATATAAAATTGATGGACAGTCCGACGTGAAGGAACCTGTAGGAATGTACGGTGGTCGTTTAGAAGCAAATTTTCATGTTGTAGTCGGTCAGGTAGCCTCTATACGCAATATTTATAGATGTGTAAAAAGTGCCGATCTTGAATTAAAGAGAATAACCCTAGAACCACTTGCAAGTGCAGATGCAGTCTTGAGTCAAGAAGAAAAAGAAGCTGGAGTTGCTTTAATCGATATAGGTGGTGGAACTACAGATCTTGCCATTTTTAAAGATGGGATCATACGCCATACGGCTGTAATTCCTCAAGGTGGTAACATCATTACTCAGGACATTAAGGAAGGTTGCTCGATCATAGAAAAACAAGCAGAGCTGCTCAAAACAAAATTTGGTAGTGCGTGGCCTGGTGAGAATAAAGAAAATGAAATAGTCTCTATTCCTGGATTAAGAGGTCGTGAGCCTAAGGAGATCACACTTAAAAACTTGAGTAAAATCATTCACGCTCGTGTTATTGAGATATTAGAAACGGTTTTTGTAGAGATTAAAAACTACGGGCATGATGAGCCTAAAAAGCAATTGATCGCAGGAGTAGTGTTAACAGGTGGAGGAAGCCAATTAAAGCATATCAAACAATTAGCAGAGTATGTGACAGGAATGCCTAGCAGAATAGGATATCCCAATGAGCATCTCGCTGGTGATAGCGATACAGAAAGTACCAGCCCATTATTTGCAACAGCAGTAGGATTGGTAATGAAAGGTCTAGAAGGACAATTTGAAGAAGATGAAGAAGAAGCAGTAGAAGAAGAAACAGTTCTAGAGCAATCAACAGAAGAAGGAGAAGAAACAGACGAAGAATCTTCAACTATTTCGGATGAAGTAAAAAAGAAAGGAATTTTTGACGCTTGGGCAACTAGGTTTAAAGACTTTCTAGATAAAGCAGAGTAA
- the ftsZ gene encoding cell division protein FtsZ, with amino-acid sequence MSEEFNSIAFDLPKNKSNVIKVIGVGGGGSNAIKHMYQQGIKGVDFVICNTDSQALENSPVPNKIQLGVTLTEGLGAGANPEVGERAAQESIEDVRALLDSNTKMVFITAGMGGGTGTGAAPVIAQIARDMDILTVGIVTTPFQFEGKVRNQQAQKGIEKFRKSVDSLIIINNNKLRDVYGNLGFKAGFSKADEVLATASRGIAEVITNHYTQNIDLHDARTVLANSGTAIMGSAQSTGANRAQEGILKALDSPLLNDNKIEGATNVLLLIVSGTEEITIDEIGEINEHIQNEAGGVANIIMGVGEDEALGDAISITVIATGFDVEQQNEISNTEAKRIIHTLEEEQRATAILEEKTSNVIAGELIMDLDEEIEEDPAFAKAEQAPKTARPSEPAEPLIIVHELGDEEVEETIAPVVEENTLIPTTEFIENLNVVYEEVLDQAQEFVIKEVSSIEVASEITEEEEKDQFFLDFDMPLSAQLQDKDEPAITYQLEDIEVNDPINVVPVTEFSNEGEKKYSLEDYMEVEDQLNAAKPAESKESKENVVAESEIKILTKEVEQTSKQVDQEVRKNVEPTDLPLNEALVLRAEERKRKMHAYNFKFKSSHRLDEIEKKPAYLRHGVELDKLPEERDRSRTTLSTDENNEIQLRTNNNSFLHDNVD; translated from the coding sequence ATGAGTGAAGAATTTAACAGCATCGCCTTTGATTTGCCTAAAAACAAATCAAACGTAATCAAAGTCATCGGAGTAGGTGGTGGTGGTAGCAATGCCATCAAACACATGTACCAGCAGGGCATTAAAGGAGTAGACTTTGTCATCTGCAATACAGATTCACAAGCCCTTGAAAACAGCCCTGTGCCTAATAAAATACAATTAGGAGTGACTTTAACCGAAGGCTTAGGAGCTGGGGCAAATCCTGAAGTGGGGGAACGAGCAGCACAAGAAAGTATAGAAGATGTTAGGGCACTCTTAGATTCTAATACTAAAATGGTATTCATTACCGCTGGAATGGGTGGAGGAACTGGAACAGGAGCTGCTCCAGTAATCGCACAAATAGCGCGCGATATGGACATTCTTACTGTCGGTATCGTCACAACTCCTTTCCAGTTTGAAGGAAAAGTGCGTAATCAGCAAGCGCAAAAAGGAATAGAAAAATTCCGCAAGAGTGTGGATTCATTGATTATTATCAATAATAATAAATTGAGAGACGTGTATGGAAACTTAGGTTTTAAAGCAGGATTCTCTAAAGCTGATGAGGTACTTGCTACTGCCTCAAGAGGTATTGCAGAGGTGATCACAAATCATTACACTCAAAACATTGATTTACATGACGCAAGAACAGTACTAGCAAATAGTGGTACTGCTATTATGGGAAGCGCACAATCCACTGGCGCTAACCGCGCTCAAGAAGGAATTCTTAAGGCTTTAGACTCTCCTTTGTTGAATGATAATAAAATTGAAGGCGCTACCAACGTGTTGCTATTGATCGTCTCTGGGACAGAAGAAATTACTATTGATGAAATAGGTGAAATAAATGAACACATACAGAATGAAGCTGGTGGTGTAGCAAATATCATTATGGGTGTAGGAGAAGACGAAGCTTTAGGTGACGCGATTTCCATCACTGTTATTGCTACAGGATTTGATGTTGAGCAACAAAATGAAATATCCAATACAGAAGCTAAGCGCATTATCCATACACTGGAAGAGGAGCAACGCGCTACAGCAATTTTAGAAGAGAAGACTAGCAATGTGATTGCTGGTGAATTAATCATGGATCTGGACGAGGAAATAGAAGAGGATCCCGCTTTCGCGAAAGCGGAACAAGCACCAAAAACAGCCCGACCTTCAGAACCTGCTGAGCCATTAATTATCGTTCATGAACTAGGAGATGAAGAGGTAGAGGAAACAATTGCACCTGTAGTAGAAGAAAACACATTGATTCCTACCACAGAATTTATAGAAAACCTCAATGTGGTGTACGAAGAAGTGCTGGATCAGGCTCAGGAATTTGTCATCAAAGAAGTGTCGTCTATTGAGGTCGCTTCAGAAATCACAGAGGAAGAAGAGAAAGATCAGTTTTTCTTAGATTTTGACATGCCTTTATCAGCACAGTTACAAGACAAAGATGAGCCAGCTATTACCTATCAACTAGAAGATATTGAAGTAAACGATCCTATTAATGTGGTTCCAGTAACAGAGTTTTCTAACGAAGGTGAAAAAAAGTATTCTTTGGAAGATTATATGGAGGTAGAAGATCAATTGAACGCCGCAAAACCTGCAGAGTCTAAAGAGTCTAAAGAGAATGTAGTAGCAGAGTCAGAAATAAAGATCCTGACCAAAGAAGTGGAACAAACTTCTAAACAAGTGGATCAAGAGGTTCGTAAAAATGTGGAACCTACTGATCTGCCTCTTAATGAAGCTTTAGTACTTAGAGCAGAAGAACGCAAGCGTAAGATGCACGCTTATAATTTTAAGTTCAAGAGCTCTCATAGACTAGATGAGATAGAGAAGAAACCAGCCTATTTAAGGCATGGTGTAGAGCTGGATAAATTACCAGAAGAAAGAGATAGATCAAGAACAACACTTTCTACAGATGAGAATAACGAGATCCAGTTGCGTACTAATAATAATTCTTTTTTACATGATAATGTAGACTAG